The following is a genomic window from Amycolatopsis australiensis.
TCCACCGACGCGACCCCGCGGCTGCTCGCCGAAGCCGTCGCCGATCCCGGGCCCGACACGGCCCCCGTGCTTTCCGGCATCGTCACACTGCCGGGTGACACCGGCTTCGCCGCCGCGGTCGCCGCCGCCGTCGAGCACGCCACCGAACGCTGGGGCGACCCCGGCTCGTGGCTGTGGCTGCTGCACGACGACTGCGCCCCCGAACCCGACTGCCTGGACGAGCTCCTGCGCGTCGCCACCGCCACCCCGTCGGCGACCGTCCTCGGCCCGCTCGGGCTCGACTGGACCGACCCGCGGCTGATCGTCGAAGCCGGCCTCTCCACCGACGCGTCCGGCCACCGCCAGCAGATCGCCGCGCTCGGCGAAGAGCCCGCCGAGGTGCTCGCCGTGCCGAGCGCCGGCTCGCTCGTCCGCCGCGACGCCTGGGACGACCTCGGCGGCTTCGACCCGGATTTCCCGTTGCTGCGCGAGGATCTCGACTTCGGCTGGCGCGCCAACGCCGCCGGCGGGATCGTCCTGTCCGTGCCGACCGCGCGGGTGCGGCACGCCCGCGCCGTCACCACCGGGCAGCGCACGGCCGACGCGCTCGCCGGGCCGCTCGCCGCCGCGAACCGCGCACACGGGCTGCGCGTGTTCCTCGTGAACTGCTCGCCGTTTTCCTTCTGGCTGGGCATGATCCGGCTCCCGCTGCTGTCGGTGCTGCGCGCGCTCGCGTTCTTCCTGCTGCGCCGCACCGGCGAGGCGCGGGCGGAGTTCGCCGCCGCGACGTACCTCCTCGGCGGACGCGGCGGATTGCGCGCCGCACGGGCCCGGCGGCGGCGGAATCCGCGGCCGGGAACGGTTCGCGGGCTCTTCACCGGACGGTGGACGCGGCTGCGCAACGCCGCCCGCGCCGGCGTCGTCGGGCTGGTCCGGCGGGGTGTCGAGAACGACGTCGCGCTCGGCCGAGTGCCCGAAACCGTCGAAACCGAGTCCGCGTGGGTGACCCCGGAAGCGCTCGACGCGCGCGAGACCCGTCCGGTCGGGCCGGACGCGCTGCCCGCGGGCGCGCTGCGCGGGCTCAGCTCGCGCGGCTCCGGGCTACGCCGCCCGGGCACGCTCGTCGCCGTCGCACTGCCGGAGACACCCGCGCCGGAGCCGGCCGCCGAGACCGAGGAACCCGCCGAAGAGCCGGAACTCGTCTTCGTCGAAGTGAACCGGCGCCGGGTGCTCGCCGCGACGATCTTCGCGCCGCCGGTCGTGCTGCTCGTCGTGATGACCGCGCTGGGCCTGGTCGTCAACCGCGCCCGGCTCGGCCTCGACCTCTTCGGCGGCAAGCTGCTGCCCGTCGGCGGGCTGGGGGAGCTGTGGTCGTCGTACCTGGCGCCGTGGCACGCGGTCGCGGGCGGCACCGGCGCGCCCGCGTCGGCGACGCTGCCGGTGCTCGGCACGCTCGGCGCGGTGTTCGCGCCGCTCGGCGGCCCGGCCGCGCTGGTCGCGATCCTGCTCCTCGGCGACATCCCGCTGGCCGCGCTGAGCGCGTACGCGGCGACACGGCGGCTTCGCGTGCGCCGGTGGGTCCGCGCGGTCGTCGCCGCGGCGTACGCGCTGCTGCCGGCCGCGACCGCCGGGGTGGCGCAGGGCCGGCTCGACGTCGTCGTCGTGCACCTCGTGCTGCCGCCCGTCGCCGCGGGCATCGCCGGGCTGCTGACGCGCGCGGACACGCGGTGGCTGCACGTGTCGGCGCTGTCGGCGATCGGGGTGGCGCTGCTGGGCGCGTTCTCGCCACTGGCGCACGGGCTCGCGCTCGCCGGTCTGCTCGTCGGGTTCGTCGTGCTGCCCGCGCCGACCGGGCTGGCGCGGCGGATCGCGTCGGTCGGGATCGTGGTGCTGCTGCCGCTGGCGCTGCTGCTGCCGTGGCCGACCGTGCTGCTGCGGCATCCGGAACTGCTGGTGCAGGGCCTCGGCGGGGCGGCACCCGGCGTCTCCGGCACCGACCTGGCCGGGCTGGATCCCGGCGGGCCGGGCGCGTGGCCGATCGGGGTCGCGGTGATCGCGGCGGCGCTGATCGCGATCGTCGTCCGGCCGACGAAGCTCGCCGCCGGCGGGCTGGCGCTCGCCGCGCTGGGCGCGGGCGGATTGGTCCTGGTCCGGCTGGTCACCGCCACGCCGATGCAGGGCGGCCCGGCGGCCCACGGCTACGCGGGCGTGCCGTTGCTGCTCGTCGGCGCGGGACTGCTGTGGGTGGTGCTCGGCTCGTGGCAGCGCGGCGGGGCGGACGGTGTCCCGGCGGCCTGGCTGCCGAAGGTGTTCGCCGTCGCCGGGGTCGCGGTGTTCCTCGCGTTGGCGGCCGGCGCGGTGGTGGTCGGCGCCGACGGGCCGCTTCGCGCCGGTGCCCGGCCCGCGCTCGCGCCGGAGGTTTCCGCCGAGCTCGCGGCTTCCGGCCGTTCGGTGCTGGACCTGGCCCCGGACGCGACCCGCCAGATCGGCGGCCGCCTGCCCCACTACGGCGACGACGAACTGGCCCCGGCCCCTGGCACGCCCACGCGACTGGCCGCCTGGCGCCGGGACCTCGGCCAGGGCGACGCGGCGGCGGTCCAGCGTTCGATCGCCGCCGCGGCCGCCGCGGGGGTGCAGTTCGTGGTGCTGCCCCCGGGCGTCGACCCGCAGGCGTACGTGCCGCCGGCCAAGGACCTGGTGTCGGTGGCGGCGCCGACGTCGGACGGCCGCGGGGTGCTCCGCCTGCTGCCCCCGGCGGGCCAGGTGATCTTGATCTCGCCGGAACAGGCGAAGGCGGCGGTGACGGGCGGCGGCGCACCGGGCAACGCGCCGGGGGTCGCGCCGGTGCAGGCGGGGCTGCCGGACGTGCGGGTGCGCGTCTCGGACGGCCCGACCGGGCGGCTCCTGGTGCTGGCGGCCGAGCAGGAGGCGGGCTGGAGGGCGACGGTGGCCGGCAAGGCGGTGCCGATCGTGCCGGCGTGGGGTCACCAGGTGGCGGTGTCGGTGCCCCCGGCGTCGTCGGAGGTGACGGTCTCGTTCCCGGGCACCGAGCGCAACCTGTTGCTGCTGCTCCAGCTGGCGGCGGTGCTGTTCACGCTCCTGACGGCGGTCCCGGCCCGCCGCCGCTGACCCGGACCTTCAAGCGCCCCAAGGCGGCCTTCGGTGCGTGTGACGCACCCAAGGTGGCCTTCGGTGCGTGTGACGCACCCAAGGTGGCCTTCGGTGCGTGTGACGCACCCAAGGCGGCCTTCGGTGCGTGCTCCCATGCCCCCACCGCCACCCTCAGCGGAGGCGCGGCGCGCCGCTGCGTCGGTTCAACGCAACCAAGGCCGCCTTGGGCGCTCGGTCACTCGCCTTCGATGACGTCCGGTTCCACGCCGAGGTAGCCCGCCACCTGCTCCACCAGCACGTCGTGCACCAGGTCGGCCAGCTCCGACGGGTCCTTCGCCCGCGCCTCCAGCGGCCGCCGGTACAGCACGATCCGGGCGCGCGTCGGCATTCCCGTGCGGTCGACCCCGGCCGGGACCAGCCGCGACAACGGCACCTGGCCGTCGTGCAGCACGCCGTCCGACGGCGCCCGGCCGTTCTCGCGGACCTCCGGCACGTCGTCGACCGCCACGTCGAGCTTCGTCAGCTCCTGACGCCAGCGCGCCTCGATCGGCTCCAGCGCGTCGAGCACCAGCGCGTCGAACCGTTCCGCGCGGCTCGCGGCGGCGGGCAGGGTCGCCGGGTACAGCGTCCCGCGCAGGCCCCGGCCGTGCCGGTCCCGTCGCAGGCGCCGCCGCTGTCGGTAGTCACGAGCCGTCGCCACGTCCGGAAGTCTATGCGGTCGGCGGGTCGCAGCGCGTGTCGCCGGTACGAGCTTGCGGCGACGCGCTATCGTTTCGTTTCGTGCGGAGCGTACGGAAGTGTTCGCGTACTGGCTGTCTCGAGCCAGCTGTGGCCACGCTGACGTATGCCTACAGCGACTCCACCGCCGTCGTCGGCCCGCTGGCCACCGCCTCCGAGCCGCATTCGTACGACCTCTGCGAAGCCCACGCGCTGCGGCTGACCGTGCCCAAGGGCTGGGAAGTCGTCCGGCACGAAGGCGCCTTCGCCGCGCCGGACCCGTCGGCCGACGAGCTGACCGCGCTGGCCGAGGCCGTGCGCGAGGCCGGCCGCTCCGACAAACCCGCTCCCGCGCCCGAGCCGGACGGCCCTTCCGGGCGCCGCGGCCACCTGCGGGTCCTGCCGGGCCGCGCCTGAACGCGTAACCCACTCACCTCGCCGGTAGGCTTTCCGCGCGGCGCAGCGGGCGCCAGGACGACTATTCGCGGGGAGACGGCGTGCCAGACCTTTCGGGCATCGTGAAGGCCTACGACATTCGCGGCGTGGTCGGCGAGCAGCTCGACGCGGCGCTCGTCCGTGACTTCGGCGCCGCGTTCGCCCTGCTCATCAAGCCGGAGGCGCCTTCGGTGGTGATCGGCCACGACATGCGCGACTCGTCGCCGGGGCTCGCGGCCGCGTTCGCCGAGGGCGTGACCTCGCAGGGCCTCGACGTGGTGAGCATCGGGCTGGCCAGCACCGACCAGCTGTACTTCGCCTCGGGGTCGCTGAACCTGCCGGGCGCGATGTTCACCGCCAGCCACAACCCGGCCAAGTACAACGGCATCAAGATGTGCCGCGCGGGCGCGTCGCCGGTCGGCCAGGACACCGGGCTCGCCGAGATCCGCGACACCGTCGAGCAGGGCGTGCCCGAGTTCGAGGGCCAGCGCGGCACCATCACCGAGCGGGACGTCCTCGCCGACTACGCCGCCTACCTGCGCAACCTGGTCGACCTGTCCGGCAGCCGGCCGCTGAAGATCGTCGTCGACGCCGGCAACGGCATGGGCGGCCACACCGTCCCGACGGTCTTCGAGGGCCTGCCCATCGAGGTCGTGCCGATGTACTTCGAGCTCGACGGCAGCTTCCCGAACCACGAGGCCAACCCGCTCGACCCGAAGAACATCGTCGACCTGCAGGCGAAGGTGCGCGAGGTCGGCGCGGACGCCGGCATCGCCTTCGACGGCGACGCCGACCGCTGCTTCATCGTCGACGAGCGCGGCGAGCCGGTTTCGCCGAGCGCGATCACCGCGCTGGTCGCCGTCCGCGAGCTGGCGAAGGACCCGGGCGGCACGATCATCCACAACCTGATCACGTCGAAGGGTGTGCCGGAGATCGTCGCCGAGCACGGCGGCAAGCCGGTCCGCACCCGCGTCGGGCACTCGTTCATCAAGGCCGAGATGGCCCGCACCGGCGCCATTTTCGGCGGCGAGCACTCGGCGCACTACTACTTCCGCGACTTCTGGCGCGCCGACACCGGCATGCTGGCGGCGCTGCACGTGCTCGCCGCGCTCGGCGAGCAGAACGGCCCGCTGTCCGAGCTGACGAGCGCGTACTCGCGCTACGCGGCTTCGGGCGAGATCAACTCGACCGTGGACGACCAGGTCGCGAAGATGATGGCCGTCAAGGACGCCTTCGGCACCCGCTCGGGCGTCGAGATCGACGAGCTGGACGGCCTGACCGTGCAGCTGCCGGGCGGCGCGTGGTTCAACCTGCGCCCGTCGAACACTGAACCGCTGCTGCGGCTGAACGTCGAAGCCGCGAACGCCGAGGCGGTTCAGGGGCTGGTGGACGAAGTACTCGCGATCATCCGCAGCTGACCCGTCCACCGGTGGAGGGCGGGCTCCCGGGCCGAACTGTGTCCGGAAGGTGCCCTTCACCACACCTCACCGCGTGGTATGGAGGAACCATGGCCATCACGCTCGACGCCCAGCTCCTCGAGATCCTGGCGTGCCCGTCGCCCGATCACGCCCCGTTGCGGCCCGGGGCGCCGGACGACCCCGAGGCCGACGCACTGACGTGCACGGAGTGCGGCCGGGTGTACCCGGTCCGTGACGGGATCCCGGTGCTGCTCCTCGACGAGGCCACCTTGCCGGGGGACCACGGAAACTCCGATGCCGACAGTGCTTGACGACACGCTGCTCGACGACCCCGCGCGGCTGGCCGAGGCCGACAGCGCGGGGCTGCTGCGGGCCGCCGCGATGGCGGGCGCCCAGGTGCGGGCGACCGCCGAGATCGCCGCGGAGCTGGAGCTGTCCGAGCGGCTCGACATGGGCCGTCCGCGTGCGCTGGTGCTGATCGACCGGCCGGGCGTGAGCCGGACGGTCACGCGGCTGCTGGCCGCCCTGCTGACGCCGTCGTGCCCGGTGCCGGTGGTCGTCGCCGAGGTGGTGCCGAGCTGGATCGGCGCGCTCGACGTCGTGTTCGCCCACACCGACGACCCGGGCGACCGCGAGCTCGCCGCGTCGCTGGAGCGCGCCGCACGCTACGGCGCTTCGGTGGTGCTCTCGGCGCCGTCGGAAGGCCCGGTGGCGGCCGCCGTGGCGGGCAAGGGCCTGCTGCTGGCGCCGCGCGTCCCGGTGCCGCCGGAGCTGGCGTTCCCGCGCGGACTGGCCGCCGGGCTGCTCACCGCGAACGCGCTGGGCCTGCTGATCTCCGACGTCCAGGTGCTGGCCGACCAGCTCGACCTGGAAGCCGAGAAGGACTACCTGGCCCGCGAGTCGTTCGCGAACCCGGCCAAGGCGCTCGCGCTGCGGGTCGCCGACCGCGTGCCGCTGCTGTGGGGGCTCGACCCGGTCGCGGTGGCCGTCGGCGAGCACGCGGCGCACGCGTTCGCCGCCCACGCGGCCACGGTGTGCGACGTCGAGGACTATCGTCAGGCGCTCGCGCGCCCCGCCCTGCGGCGGGCGGCGCAGGCGAGTGGCGGAGAGCGTGACATCTTCGCCGATCCGGACGATCCATCAGGTGACATCCCCACCCGGGTGCTGCTCCTCTCGGTGCGGACCGGTCCGGCCACGGACGCGGCGCGCTACCAGGCGGAGGACCTGCTGCCCGGTGCGGACGTCATCGCCCCGGCCGAGGAGATCGAGGCCGACGAAATCGTGCGGGCCGCGGTGCTGGCGCTGCGGTTCGAACTGGCGGCGGTCTATCTCGGGCTGGCGGCGGGCAGCATCGGCGGCGCGGGCCGCTTCGCGCCCGCGACGGCGTGAGACCCGCCGAGCACCGGCCCCGGCCGGCGCCGAAGGAGTGGAGTTGAGGTGACAGTGGAGCTGCTGCGCAACGCGGTGCGGCCCTACGCCTGGGGATCGCGGACGGCGATCCCCGAGCTGCTGGGCCGTCCGGTACCCGCGCCGCACCCCGAGGCCGAGCTGTGGATGGGCGCCCACCCGGGCGACCCGTCGCACGTCATCGGCCCCGACGGGACCGAGCGGAGCCTGCTCGAGCTGGTCGACGCCGACCCGGTGACGC
Proteins encoded in this region:
- a CDS encoding metallopeptidase family protein, with product MATARDYRQRRRLRRDRHGRGLRGTLYPATLPAAASRAERFDALVLDALEPIEARWRQELTKLDVAVDDVPEVRENGRAPSDGVLHDGQVPLSRLVPAGVDRTGMPTRARIVLYRRPLEARAKDPSELADLVHDVLVEQVAGYLGVEPDVIEGE
- a CDS encoding DUF3499 domain-containing protein; translated protein: MRSVRKCSRTGCLEPAVATLTYAYSDSTAVVGPLATASEPHSYDLCEAHALRLTVPKGWEVVRHEGAFAAPDPSADELTALAEAVREAGRSDKPAPAPEPDGPSGRRGHLRVLPGRA
- a CDS encoding phosphomannomutase/phosphoglucomutase, with protein sequence MPDLSGIVKAYDIRGVVGEQLDAALVRDFGAAFALLIKPEAPSVVIGHDMRDSSPGLAAAFAEGVTSQGLDVVSIGLASTDQLYFASGSLNLPGAMFTASHNPAKYNGIKMCRAGASPVGQDTGLAEIRDTVEQGVPEFEGQRGTITERDVLADYAAYLRNLVDLSGSRPLKIVVDAGNGMGGHTVPTVFEGLPIEVVPMYFELDGSFPNHEANPLDPKNIVDLQAKVREVGADAGIAFDGDADRCFIVDERGEPVSPSAITALVAVRELAKDPGGTIIHNLITSKGVPEIVAEHGGKPVRTRVGHSFIKAEMARTGAIFGGEHSAHYYFRDFWRADTGMLAALHVLAALGEQNGPLSELTSAYSRYAASGEINSTVDDQVAKMMAVKDAFGTRSGVEIDELDGLTVQLPGGAWFNLRPSNTEPLLRLNVEAANAEAVQGLVDEVLAIIRS
- a CDS encoding glycosyltransferase family 2 protein, producing MPRTAAPPAPRTAPVLAIVVCHNGENWLPLALSSLRRSTVRPRHVLAVDTGSTDATPRLLAEAVADPGPDTAPVLSGIVTLPGDTGFAAAVAAAVEHATERWGDPGSWLWLLHDDCAPEPDCLDELLRVATATPSATVLGPLGLDWTDPRLIVEAGLSTDASGHRQQIAALGEEPAEVLAVPSAGSLVRRDAWDDLGGFDPDFPLLREDLDFGWRANAAGGIVLSVPTARVRHARAVTTGQRTADALAGPLAAANRAHGLRVFLVNCSPFSFWLGMIRLPLLSVLRALAFFLLRRTGEARAEFAAATYLLGGRGGLRAARARRRRNPRPGTVRGLFTGRWTRLRNAARAGVVGLVRRGVENDVALGRVPETVETESAWVTPEALDARETRPVGPDALPAGALRGLSSRGSGLRRPGTLVAVALPETPAPEPAAETEEPAEEPELVFVEVNRRRVLAATIFAPPVVLLVVMTALGLVVNRARLGLDLFGGKLLPVGGLGELWSSYLAPWHAVAGGTGAPASATLPVLGTLGAVFAPLGGPAALVAILLLGDIPLAALSAYAATRRLRVRRWVRAVVAAAYALLPAATAGVAQGRLDVVVVHLVLPPVAAGIAGLLTRADTRWLHVSALSAIGVALLGAFSPLAHGLALAGLLVGFVVLPAPTGLARRIASVGIVVLLPLALLLPWPTVLLRHPELLVQGLGGAAPGVSGTDLAGLDPGGPGAWPIGVAVIAAALIAIVVRPTKLAAGGLALAALGAGGLVLVRLVTATPMQGGPAAHGYAGVPLLLVGAGLLWVVLGSWQRGGADGVPAAWLPKVFAVAGVAVFLALAAGAVVVGADGPLRAGARPALAPEVSAELAASGRSVLDLAPDATRQIGGRLPHYGDDELAPAPGTPTRLAAWRRDLGQGDAAAVQRSIAAAAAAGVQFVVLPPGVDPQAYVPPAKDLVSVAAPTSDGRGVLRLLPPAGQVILISPEQAKAAVTGGGAPGNAPGVAPVQAGLPDVRVRVSDGPTGRLLVLAAEQEAGWRATVAGKAVPIVPAWGHQVAVSVPPASSEVTVSFPGTERNLLLLLQLAAVLFTLLTAVPARRR
- a CDS encoding Trm112 family protein codes for the protein MAITLDAQLLEILACPSPDHAPLRPGAPDDPEADALTCTECGRVYPVRDGIPVLLLDEATLPGDHGNSDADSA